The proteins below come from a single Gordonia pseudamarae genomic window:
- a CDS encoding DUF3558 domain-containing protein, producing the protein MSSTHVRLLPLVACLAVVCALSACATPGEPIPTSEPATSEPVTSTPAPIRQTDDRGKPLPFTTRFPDRWSANNNGTSYEPCTALNDAELTSLGLNPTTVRDVALANHQTARGCIWKYFGKSMGGISQSTGNRPTFEYELTDREWYIRSYTTTIGGRLAIVNYWKQFSCFTIVKVENARVTTTANRVLTPTPEAELCNLAIEFTKLTIPKMPPPAP; encoded by the coding sequence ATGTCATCCACACATGTGCGCCTGCTCCCGCTGGTGGCTTGTCTGGCTGTTGTCTGCGCGCTGTCGGCATGCGCCACGCCCGGGGAACCGATACCCACATCAGAGCCAGCGACGTCAGAACCAGTGACGAGCACGCCTGCACCGATTCGTCAAACCGACGACCGCGGCAAACCACTACCGTTCACCACCCGCTTCCCGGACCGATGGTCGGCAAACAACAACGGCACCAGCTACGAACCATGCACCGCCCTGAACGATGCGGAACTCACCTCCCTCGGCCTCAACCCCACCACCGTGAGAGATGTCGCGCTGGCCAACCATCAGACCGCCCGCGGCTGCATATGGAAATATTTCGGAAAGTCTATGGGCGGCATCAGTCAATCCACCGGAAACAGACCCACATTCGAATACGAGCTGACTGATAGAGAATGGTACATAAGGTCATACACCACCACAATCGGGGGACGGCTGGCGATAGTGAACTATTGGAAGCAGTTCTCGTGCTTTACCATCGTCAAAGTCGAGAATGCTCGGGTAACAACAACCGCCAACCGAGTCCTGACTCCAACCCCCGAAGCCGAACTGTGCAACCTGGCGATCGAATTCACGAAGCTGACGATCCCAAAAATGCCACCACCAGCCCCGTAA
- a CDS encoding DUF3558 domain-containing protein, with protein sequence MSSLRVRQLPLVACLAVICALSACSTPGEPIPTSDPATSRPVTSTPAPIRQTDDRGKPLPFTTRFPNRWSANNNGTSYEPCTALNDAELTSLGLDPTTVEDAALANHQTARGCIWKYFGKFMGGISQSTGNRPTFEYELTDTEWYIRSYTTTIGGRLMIVNYWNWASCFTIVKVENARVTTSVTRSLTQTPEAELCNLAIEFTKLTIPKMPPPAP encoded by the coding sequence ATGTCTTCCCTACGTGTGCGCCAGCTCCCGCTGGTGGCCTGCCTGGCCGTCATCTGCGCGCTGTCGGCCTGCTCCACACCTGGCGAACCTATACCCACATCAGATCCTGCGACATCAAGACCAGTGACGAGCACGCCTGCACCGATTCGCCAAACCGACGACCGCGGCAAACCACTACCGTTCACCACCCGCTTCCCGAACCGATGGTCGGCAAACAACAACGGCACCAGCTACGAACCATGCACCGCCCTGAACGATGCGGAACTTACCTCCCTCGGCCTCGACCCCACCACCGTGGAAGATGCCGCCCTGGCCAACCATCAGACCGCCCGCGGCTGCATATGGAAATATTTCGGAAAATTTATGGGCGGCATCAGTCAATCCACCGGAAACAGACCAACATTCGAATACGAACTGACCGATACCGAGTGGTACATAAGGTCATACACCACCACAATCGGCGGACGACTAATGATAGTTAACTATTGGAATTGGGCCTCATGCTTTACCATCGTCAAAGTCGAGAATGCTCGTGTAACTACGAGTGTCACCCGATCCTTGACGCAAACCCCCGAAGCCGAGCTGTGCAACCTGGCGATCGAATTCACGAAGCTGACGATCCCAAAAATGCCACCACCAGCCCCGTAA
- a CDS encoding DUF3558 domain-containing protein — translation MPSIHVRHLPLVVGLIITAGLSACSTPGEPIPTSDPATSEPVTSTPAPIRQTDDRGKPLPFTTRFPNRWSANNNGTSYEPCTALNDAELTSLGLDPTTVRDAALANHQTARGCIWKYFGKFMGGISQTTGNRPTFEYELTDTEWYIRSYTTTIGGRLAIVNYWDRTSCVTIVKVENARVTTIVNRVLTLTPESELCNLAIEFTKLTIPKMPPPAP, via the coding sequence ATGCCATCCATACATGTGCGCCATCTCCCGCTGGTGGTCGGGTTGATAATTACCGCTGGGCTGTCGGCATGCTCTACACCTGGCGAACCGATACCCACATCAGATCCTGCGACGTCAGAACCAGTGACGAGCACGCCTGCACCGATTCGCCAAACCGACGACCGCGGCAAACCACTACCGTTCACCACCCGCTTCCCGAACCGATGGTCGGCGAACAACAACGGCACCAGCTACGAACCATGCACCGCCCTGAACGATGCGGAACTTACCTCACTCGGCCTCGACCCCACCACCGTGAGAGATGCCGCCCTGGCCAACCATCAGACCGCCCGCGGCTGCATATGGAAATATTTCGGAAAATTTATGGGCGGCATCAGTCAGACCACGGGGAACAGGCCCACATTCGAATACGAACTGACCGATACCGAGTGGTACATAAGGTCATACACCACCACAATCGGGGGACGGCTGGCGATAGTGAACTATTGGGATCGGACCTCGTGCGTTACCATCGTCAAAGTCGAGAATGCTCGAGTAACAACAATCGTCAACCGAGTCCTGACTCTGACCCCCGAATCCGAGCTGTGCAACCTGGCGATCGAATTCACGAAGCTGACGATCCCAAAAATGCCACCACCAGCCCCGTAA